The DNA region CGTCTAATAACTTCTTAGACAAGGCATGCAATTTTTTTAAACGCTGATTAAACTGTTGTAACTAAGGTTTTAAAAAAATCGTATAACGAAGTATAATGAGTTATTAGAGATTCCTATATAATAAGAGAAGCTGCCTTATGAAATTCAAATTCATTCAGGCAGCTCCTCAATTTATTTTATAAACGTATTCTTAACGCCAAACCGGATTAAATTCCGTGCGGCGATTTAACGCTCTGCCATCTTTGGTTTTGTTGTCCCCAATCGGTTTGGTTTCACCATAACCAGCAGACATCAAACGGCTCGCATTGATTCCTTTTTTAACTAAGTAATCAGCACATGCTTTGGCACGTTTTTCTGAAAGTTTTTGATTTAACGCATCATCAGCCACACTGTCTGTATGACCTTCTATGCTCAAGTTCATTTCAGGATACTTGTTTAATACAGACAAAACTTCATTCAGGTTTTTAAATGATGATTTGGTAATTATCGCTGTACCTGTTTGGAATTGTACGGCACGCATGGCTACGTCTAATACTTTTTTATCCTCAACTTTTATTTCAGGACATCCCATATTAGAAGCAGGTCCTTTAGTATTTGGACATTTATCATTGTTATCTGTAACACCGTCTCCGTCAGTATCTGGGCATCCGCCAATGCTACCGGCTAAATCCGGACATGGGTCTGTTGCATCAGGGAATCCGTCATTGTCGCGATCCGGTGGACAACCATTGTTGCTGGCAGGACCGGCAACTTTTGGACATTTGTCATCGATGTCAACCAAACCATCGCCATCAGTATCCGGGCAACCTTTGATTTTACCGGCTACATCCGGACAACGGTCGTCTTTATCAGCAACACCGTCTTTGTCTTTATCCGGACAACCTTTTACGTTTCCGGCAACTTTTGGACAATCATCATCCCGATCGTAAACACCGTCTTTATCCATATCAGAAGGGCAGCCCATATTTTCAGGAACTCCAGCTTCTTGAGGACATTTATCGTCTTTATCTGCAATTTTATCAGCATCGGAATCCGGACAGCCTTCCACAGTTCCCCAATCATCCGGACAAGGGTCTACTCGATCTGGCCATCCATCATCATCACGATCTTTTGGAGCAAGTACCATACGAATTCCAACCGCGTGTTGCCAGTTGTCAAAGCCGTCTTCAAAAGCAAATCGGTAATCCGATTGCAAGGCAATTTTAAACGATCATTTACGCGGATATCCAAACCGGCTCCAAATGGAGCTTGTGCATAAAAATTGTCAAAATCAAGGGCAGGAACAGCGCCCCCAATCCCGGCATAAACAAAGGGTGAAATGCCACAATTTTTATAAAAATTTAATTGAAGTAAGGCATCCAAACCTGTGTAAATTTTATCTCGGGTATACGTATTAACCGATTTGGATAGCTCATCATAAATTGGAAAATTTGCCAGTCCGATACGCAAAGGCAATGCAAAGCTTAAACCATTGCTTAATTCGCGTGTATAGCCTAATTCTATGCCATTGGATAGGTTTTCAAAAATCTGCTTATTATCCCGATGGGGTGCCTGGTAGTTAAACAAAACTGCCTTGGCCGTCAAACCATTTTTTGCAGGTCCCGGTTGACTGAAACTGACCTGGGAAAACAGCAAAATGAATAAAATGAAGCTCAATAAAATTCGTTTCATATATCTTGTTTTAGTGAATGAATGAAATTTGATTTCAAAAATACAGCATATTCACGCACAATGTAGCAATTCTAAGGCCCTCCAATGTATTTTTACGGTTAATTTATTGCTTTTATCAGAAGGACCTGAAAATCAGTTAAAAGCCTAAAGTCTTCAGAACCCATAAATTACAATAAAGACACCATTTAAGCTGCAATCAACTATCACCTAACAACTATCACCTAACAACTATCAACTATCAACTATCAACTAACACCCATCAACTAACACCTATCAACTATCACCTATCAACTAACACCCATCAACTATCAACTATCAACTATCAACTATCACCTATCACCCATCAACTATCCCCTCAATGACCACCAAATTCCATAAAAATCTAATTCAGGCAGTCAGTGATATAATTCATCAGGTTATTTATGATCAGGTGTACGCCGATAAAAAAATCGAACAAGTTTTAAAATCAAATAAATCCTGGGGTGCCAGGGACCGGAGTTTTATTGCAGAAACTGCTTACAACATCATCCGGGATTTTCGAAAAATCCGCTTTTGCAGTGGCAATTCTAAAAAGCCGGAGCATTGGATTTCAACTTATTTTCTACTAAAAAAAATGAACCCTCCGGATTGGGAAATATACAATGAGATGAATTCCGAACGGGTGTGGGCAAAATTGGAAGAATGTAAATCAAATTTTGCCATCATGCAGTCTTATCCGGATTCATTGGTAGATTTAATAAAAGAGGAATTGCCGGATACCTGGGAACGGGAACTGACTGCACTCAATAAACCGGCCCCACTCATCATCCGATGCAATACCTTAAAAACCACGATCAAACAACTGCAAACAAATTTTCTTAAAGAAGGAATTGAAACCAGGCCCATTCCTGATTTACCGGATGCCTTAATTATTCTGGAAAAATTTAATGTCTTTGGGAATCCACTGTTCAAATTAGGTCATTTTGAAATACAGGATGCTTCTTCTCAAATGGTAGCTGCATTTTCATTGGTCGAACCGGGTATGCGGGTCATCGATGCCTGTGCCGGTGCCGGCGGCAAGACCTTGCACATGGCTGCTCTGATGAAAAATAAAGGCCGAATCATTGCACTGGACACAGAATCCTGGAAGTTGGACGAACTTAAAAAAAGGGCTAGGCGAAATGGGGCTGAAAATCTCGAAACCCGGGTCATTGATGGTACCAAAGTGATCAAGCGATTGGCAAATTCATGCGACCGACTGCTATTAGATGTGCCTTGCAGCGGTTTGGGCGTATTGCGCCGAAACCCGGATGCTAAATGGAAAGTAGATCTGGCTTTTATTGATCGGATGCGTAACCTGCAAAAAGATATTTTGGCAAACTATGCCTCCATGCTTCGACCTGGGGGGAAACTAGTTTATGCAACCTGCAGCATTTTACCTTCTGAAAATTCAAAACAAGTTTCGTATTTTTGCAGCGAGCATACCCATTTTCAATTAGAAGAAGAAAAAATCATTAGTCCTGCTTTAAGCGGCTTCGATGGTTTTTATATGGCCCGTCTGACCAAGAATTAAATCCTTAAAAATACCGATATGAAAATTAACAGTATTATCATCCTGATCCTGATTCCATTTTTTGGAATGTCGAAAACCTGGTTGGTTGGTCCAACCAAAACCTATACAAGCCCAAGTGCCGTTTCAAGTTTAGTGGCAGATGGCGATTCAATCCTGATCGATGCAGCAGAATATAAAAAAGATGTCTGCCTGTGGAAAGCCCATAACCTGACATTTATTGGCGTTGGCGGATTTGCACATTTGAATGCAGAAGGAACCGCTTATGGTGGAAAAGCAATTTGGGTCATCACCGGAAATTTCAACCGTTTGCAAAATATTGAATTTTCTAATTGTACGGTAGTGGATCGAAACGGCGCTGGAATTCGATTGGAAGGAACCGGTCTTACCGTCAGCCATTGTTATTTTCACAACAATCAGGATGGAATCCTGGCTGGAGATAATCCGGCAAGCGATGTTGTCATTGAGTACACCGAATTTTCACACAATGGTGCCGGTGATGGTTATTCTCATAATTTGTATATCAACCACGTCCGTTCGCTTACATTCAAATTTAATTATGTGCATCATGCATACTATGGTCATGAATTAAAAAGCAGAGCGTATCAAAATATTATTTTATACAATCGCATTACCAATGAAGACGGCGATGCGAGTTATGAAATTGACTTGCCAAACGGAGGGCCGGCACTCATTATGGGAAATATCATTCAACAAAGCCGCTATTCTGATAACAATACCTTTATATCCTATGGTCGGGAAGGATTAACAAATCCTGGCAAACACGCTTTGTGTTTTCTTTATAATACACTGGTTAATAATGAAGACAAAGGCATTATTTTGAATGTTCAAACCGGTATGGATACCTTGATTTGTGCTAATAATTTAATTGCAGGAAAAGTTACTTTATTGAATGGAATGCCAAAAGGTTTTATCAATTTAAATAATTTCATACAAGCTGATTTAAATGTGTTTGAATTTCGCGATGCATTAAATTATGATTATCATTTAAGCAAAGGTTCGCCGGGGAAAGACAGCGCACATGTTTTTAATGAAAGTTTTCTGTCTTATGAGTTAAATCCAACCCATGAATACATTCATCCCGTTGATTCTAAATTCCGGTACAGTGATTTGCATCCGGATCTGGGCGCTCATGAATTGCAGCAAGTAAGCCTAAGTAAAGAATATCATAAACATCGGATGGAGGCCTTTTATCTTTCAGATTCCAAGCAATTAATTTTAGATAGTAAAGGAACCGATCTGACCAATAAACCAATAAATTGTACAGTCTACAGTTTGGATGGGAAGCTTTTTTACCCAAAAAGACAGCTTGGGGTATCAAATACTTTTGATTTAGTTGAACTAATTCCAGGTATTTACGCGTTTACCTTAAAAGTAAACACAGAACAATATGCCGGAACCTTTGTTGTTAGCAGGTAAACCCTCCAAACTGACCTTATTTTCCAAATTTATAATTGCTTAATTTTTAAAAATGAAACTTTTACTCTTTGTAATGATGATTTGTACAATGACGAGTATTTCTGCTCAGAAATCGAATGCTAAAGTTCAACCGCCACTGATTGATCGCGAATTGTTTTTTGGAGATCCTGAAATTTCAGGCTCACAACTTTCTCCTGATGGTAAGTACATGAGTTTTATTAAACCATTAAATGGAACGCGTAATATTTGGGTGAAAAAAACAGACGCTGCTTTTGAAACTGCCAAACCATTAACAGCCGATGAAAAGCGTCCCATCTCTTCGTATTTCTGGTCTAGAAATAGTAAGTATATTTTATATGTACAAGACAAAGGGGGCGATGAAAACTTTCATGTGTATGCTGTAAGTCCAACTGAAAAACCGGAAGATGGTAAAGAAGTACCTGCTTCCCGTAACTTGACCAATAAAGAACATACCCGCGCTTATATTTATGCTGTGCCTAAAACAAATCCGGATGTATTGTATGTCGGTTTGAATGATAGAGATCAATCCTGGCATGATTTATACGAATTAAAAATTTCTACTGGTGATTTAAAATTATTGCGCACGAATACAGACCGCATTACCGGCTGGGTGTTTGATCGCAGAGATAAATTGCGTCTTGCTGAAAGGACTAATCCGGATGGTTCAACAGATATCTTGCGTGTGGATCCAAAAGGATTTAACCTGATCTATTCCTGCGGACCATTGGAATCTGCTTACTGTGTAAATTTTCATGAAGACGGACAACGTGTTTACATGGTTACCAATAAAGGACCCAAACAAGATCTTACAAAACTGATCACATTAAACGTTACTACAAAAGTTGAAGAAGTCATTGAATCAGATCCTAAGAAGCGGGTAGATTTTGGAAGTGTTTCTTTTTCTGATATAGACAATCGGATGATTGCAACGTATTATGAAGATGAGAAGACCAGAATTTATTGGAAAGATAAAAAGTTTGAAGAAGATTATAAAGCATTAAAAAAAGCTTTTAACGGAATGGAGATTAGTTTCAATTCTTCAACCAAGGATGAAAAATTATTTCTTATTGCGGTTTATAGTGATACGGACAATGGTTCGGTATATTCATTTGATCGGACTACTAAAAAAACAAAGTTTCAATACAGACCAAGACCTAAATTAACCAATACGGATTTGTCTCCGATGAAACCAATCAGTTACAAGTCGTCTGATGGTTTGGAAATTCCTGCTTATTTGACATTGCCAAAAGGCCTTACACCAAAATTACTTCCATTGATCGTAAATCCACACGGAGGTCCTTGGGCACGTGACGGATGGGGTTATGATGCATACGCACAATTTTTAGCAAACAGGGGATATGCAGTCTTGCAAATGAACTTCAGAGGTTCAACCGGTTACGGAAAGAAATTCTTAGATGCAGGCAACCGCCAGTGGGGTGATAAAATGCAGGATGACATCACCTGGGGTGTTAAATATTTAATTTCAAAAGGAATCGTAGATCCACATCGGGTCGGAATTATGGGGGGGTCATACGGAGGCTATGCTACATTGGCTGGAGTAACTTTTACTCCGGATTTATATGCCTGTGCCATTTCAATTGTTGGACCATCCAGTTTATTAACCTTATTAAATTCAATACCACCTTATTGGGAAGCAGGTCGTAAGATTTTTCATTTGCGAATGGGCGATCCTACCAATCCGGAAGGAGAAGCTCAATTAAAAAGACAATCTCCGCTATACTCTGTAGATAAAATTAAAACGCCTTTGATGGTGGTACAAGGAGCTAATGATCCACGTGTAAAAAAAAGCGGAATCAGATCAAATTGTATATGCAATGAATCAGGCAAAGATTCCGGTTCAGTATCTCTGTGCACCAGATGAAGGACATGGATTTGCAAGACCTGTAAACAATATGGCCTTCTTGGCTGCTGCTGAAAAGTTTTTTGCAGATTACCTAAGCGGTCGTTATCAGGAATCCATGAGTGAAGACATTGAAAAAAGATTGAAAGAAATCACAGTTGATCCTACAACAGTTTCATTGCCTAAAAAGATAGAAATTAAAGAGGACGAACCGGTTATGGATTCAGCAGCTACCATCAGTTTGCATCCCGGCAAATACGTATTTGACGTAAAGATGGATATGATGGGACAAGAAATGGAATTTGATCAGGTAACTACCATCATTGATTCCGGTTCTGTTTGGAGAATTATTGAAGAAACTAAAATGCCAATGGGTGAAATGGTGGATAAAGTCAACTTAAATAAGGAAAACCTAAGTCCGATTACACGTCAAATTGATAATGGCCCGATTAATATCGAATTAAATTACAGCGATAAACGCGTTGAGGGTCGCATGAACATGAGTGGAACCAAAACACCATTGCAAGTCACTACCACCGGTTTATGTAAAGCAGACGGCCCGGGAGCCTTTTTTATCATTGCAACCATGCCTTTAGCAGAAGGGTTTACAGCTCAGATACGCAATCTTGATTTGCAAACGATGGCTGAGAAATTTTATTTATTGGAAGTAAAAGGTTCAGAAATGATCCAGGGCAAAGATTGCTTTAAAGTAAAAATGAGTCCAGCCAATGGCGACGCCGGTGAAATAAATGTTTGGATATCAAAAGGTATGCATCCAATGCCGATGCAATACGATGTAACCTTACCTGAAATGAATGGGGCCACGATGAAAGCAATGTTGAAGAGAAGTTAATTACAAATTGCGAATTACGAATTACGAATTATGGGAGCGGAGCAGACATCCCGCGTACTCGCGGGATGAATTACGAATTACAAATTACGAATTATCACATTTAAAATTCGTAATTAATAATTCGTAATTCGAAATTGATTTAATCGTATTTTTGCGATAAATCATTCGCATGCCTTTGAAAGTTTTATTTCTCTGTGTACATAATTCAGCTCGCAGCCAAATGGCGGCTGCTTATTTGAAAAAATTTGGTGGAGCAGATTACGAAGTATTTAGTGCCGGGCTTGAGCCTGGTAAACTAAATCCATTAGCCATTGAAGCCATGTTGGAAGATGGTATAGATATTTCGAAGAATCCAACCAATGCTGTTTCAGATTATTTTCAACAGGGATTAAGTTTTGATTATGTCATCACGGTATGCGATGCTGCCAGTGCAGACAAGTGTCCATTATTTCCGGGAGTACATCAAAAGATTGCCTGGGACTTTCCGGATCCTTCCCGCTTTGTTGGATCCCATGCTGAAAATCTGGCCCAGACCGTCCACGTTCGGGATCAAATTAAACAAGCGGTGTTAGGATTTATTGATCGCATCGAGACTTCCCTTCGGTAATTTAGATACAATCTGGATTTATTTATAGACATCGATAGTGACAACCCTTGCAGCATGCCTGTTCTAGAAATTATTTGAAGAAAATAGTATTCGATTTTTTAATTATTGGATGATGCCGCTTCCAAAAGTGATTTATAAAAAAAATATTTAAACTGCACTTCGAACCCCAAACCCCTTGAAAGGGGCTTTACATATTACTTCATGGAATAGTTCCTATTACAGATTAGATTTTCAAATAAAAAAATAATCTGCTCGCATTACAAAACAGAAAGCCCCTTCCATGGGGTTTGGGGTTCTGAGTATCATGAATAGAATGATAACAGCTCCAACTTACAAAGCATTAAATGATTCCAAATACAAATGTGACTTATAAAAAAAAATAATTAAACTGCACTTCGAACCCCAAACCCTTGAAAGGGGCTTTACATTTTTCTTCATGGAATGGTTCCTATTACAGATTAAATTTTCAAATAGAAAAACAATCTGCTCACATTACAAAACAGAAAGCCCCTTCCAAGGGGTTTGGGGTTCTGAGTATCATGAATAGAATGATAACAGCTCCAACTTACATTTCATTAAATGATTCCAAATACAAATGTGATTTAAAAAAATAGAAAAATAATTAAACTGTATCCCGAACCCCAAACCCCTTGAAAGGGGCTTTACATTTTTCTTCATGGAATGGTTCCAATTGCAGATTAGATTTTCAAACTAAAGAATAATCTGCTCGCATTACAAAACAGAAAGCCCCTTCCAAGGGGTTTGGGGTTCTGAGTATCTTGAATAGAATGATAACAGCTCCAACTTACATTTCATTAAATGATTCCAAATACAATTGTGATTTTAAAAAAAAAAATAGTTAAACTGCACTTCGAACCCCAAATCCCTTGAAAGGGGCTTTGCATTTTTCTTATTGGAATGATTTTGATTACAAATTAGATTTAAAAAAAAAGTAAATAATTAAACTGCACCTCGAACCCCAAACCCCTTGAAAGGGGCTTTACATATTACTTCATAGAATAGTTCCTATTACAGATTAGATTTTCAAATAAAATAATCTGTTCGCATTACAAAACAGAAAGACATTGCAGCATTATACCATCGTAGTATCGTAGCATTATACCATCGTAGCATTGTAAAATTGTAGCATTACAGAATTGTACCCACATTCAGTTAGATTCTGTGACTTTCTCAAGTAAGGCTATCCATTCTGATTGAAATAAATTCCAGGGTTCTATAAGATCTGGTAAACATTGATATTCTTTTCGGATTCCGGTTTTGGTGTCATCAAATCCTAAGAAATAACTATACAAGCCAATATGTATCCTTGGATCCATGCGCTTTGCACCATACCATTCATCATTCCAAATAGGATGCCCTAATGAAGAAAGTTGAAATCGAATTTGATGAAACTTACCGGTAAAAATTTGAATTTTTAGTAAGCTGTAATTGTCTTGCGTACTTATCAATTCATAGCGTAAGCGGGCTAGTTTAACACCGGGTGTGTCAGGCGATGCAGCAATAGCCCGGAATTCTGAAGAAGACTTGACCAAATAATTTTCTAAAAATGCTTTGGGTTTTTTGGGCACTCCTTCAACAACGGCCAGATAGTATTTACTGATTTTGCGTTTAAAAAATTTTTCCTGTAGATCTTTTAGTATGCTTTGTTTTTTTGCACAAAACAGCAGTCCGCCAACTGGTTTGTCCAACCGATTGGCCAGTTGACAAATTAATTGCTTCTTTTTAGGATAACATTCATGTAGATAATCTTCCAGTAATTTTCTGAGATTGACAGAACCTGCTGGATCTTCTTCTGACAACAATCCAAACGGTTTTTTTGCAATGATGTAATCTTCATTTTCAAAGAAAATAAGATCCTCTGGTTTTAGTTTGACTGGTGGACTTATCAACGGATTACATTCAAATCACCATAGAACTTTTGGATCTCTCCATTTTTCCATTCCAATTCTAATAGATACACATACACTCCGGGAATTACCACTTCACCATCCACTCGGGCCTTCCAACCATAACTTGGATCATTGGGTGGAAAATGAACTGCTTCGTATAATCTGTTTCCCCAGCGGTCAAATATTTGCAGCGATTTGATTTCATTGTAAGAATCTTCTGTAACTACCGGGTAAAAGCTGTCATTGATGTTGTCTCCATTCGGACTGATCGCATTTGGAAACCAAATATTCCGTTTAACAACTTCCAATCGGATGCGGGCAGTTGCAGTGCAACCATTGTTATTTGTAATCGTAAGAATGTATTCAATTTCTTTATCCAAATGAATTACTTTAGGCGATTCACAATTAGTGCAACTTAAATAATCCGCCGGACTCCAATCAAAACTTGCGATGGAATCCTTAGGAATTGAATAGGTAGGTTGAATGGTATAATCTTCACCGGATTGCAATTTGACTAATGGAATCAGTTGCACATTTAATCCGGCTGGTTGAATGATGTTAAAGCTTGAAAGCAGTTCGCAACCATTTTTATCCAATACGCGGATTTGATGATTTCCGGAAACTGTGCCACTGTATTGACTGTTAAAAAATTCCTGGTTATCTAGAAAATACCGCAAAGGTTTTTCTCCGCCAGTAATTAGATTGAGATTTAAATTCCATCCATCACCTGGACATTTTGGTTGATCTACATTAAAATCAATTGCAGTAGGGACATTGGTGTTTTCGGTAACAACTACGGAGTCTAAACCTGCACAACCATTCGCTGGATTCTGTACCCGAAAATAATAAACACCCGGACGATCTACTTTGGCAGTCAGTAGGGTATTGCTCCCAACTATATTTCCCTGATTGGTAGTCCAGTTTAAATTTTCAGTACCACTGCCATTTTGTACAGCGCCAACTAAA from Saprospiraceae bacterium includes:
- a CDS encoding OmpA family protein → MVLAPKDRDDDGWPDRVDPCPDDWGTVEGCPDSDADKIADKDDKCPQEAGVPENMGCPSDMDKDGVYDRDDDCPKVAGNVKGCPDKDKDGVADKDDRCPDVAGKIKGCPDTDGDGLVDIDDKCPKVAGPASNNGCPPDRDNDGFPDATDPCPDLAGSIGGCPDTDGDGVTDNNDKCPNTKGPASNMGCPEIKVEDKKVLDVAMRAVQFQTGTAIITKSSFKNLNEVLSVLNKYPEMNLSIEGHTDSVADDALNQKLSEKRAKACADYLVKKGINASRLMSAGYGETKPIGDNKTKDGRALNRRTEFNPVWR
- a CDS encoding RsmB/NOP family class I SAM-dependent RNA methyltransferase, yielding MTTKFHKNLIQAVSDIIHQVIYDQVYADKKIEQVLKSNKSWGARDRSFIAETAYNIIRDFRKIRFCSGNSKKPEHWISTYFLLKKMNPPDWEIYNEMNSERVWAKLEECKSNFAIMQSYPDSLVDLIKEELPDTWERELTALNKPAPLIIRCNTLKTTIKQLQTNFLKEGIETRPIPDLPDALIILEKFNVFGNPLFKLGHFEIQDASSQMVAAFSLVEPGMRVIDACAGAGGKTLHMAALMKNKGRIIALDTESWKLDELKKRARRNGAENLETRVIDGTKVIKRLANSCDRLLLDVPCSGLGVLRRNPDAKWKVDLAFIDRMRNLQKDILANYASMLRPGGKLVYATCSILPSENSKQVSYFCSEHTHFQLEEEKIISPALSGFDGFYMARLTKN
- a CDS encoding right-handed parallel beta-helix repeat-containing protein; translation: MKINSIIILILIPFFGMSKTWLVGPTKTYTSPSAVSSLVADGDSILIDAAEYKKDVCLWKAHNLTFIGVGGFAHLNAEGTAYGGKAIWVITGNFNRLQNIEFSNCTVVDRNGAGIRLEGTGLTVSHCYFHNNQDGILAGDNPASDVVIEYTEFSHNGAGDGYSHNLYINHVRSLTFKFNYVHHAYYGHELKSRAYQNIILYNRITNEDGDASYEIDLPNGGPALIMGNIIQQSRYSDNNTFISYGREGLTNPGKHALCFLYNTLVNNEDKGIILNVQTGMDTLICANNLIAGKVTLLNGMPKGFINLNNFIQADLNVFEFRDALNYDYHLSKGSPGKDSAHVFNESFLSYELNPTHEYIHPVDSKFRYSDLHPDLGAHELQQVSLSKEYHKHRMEAFYLSDSKQLILDSKGTDLTNKPINCTVYSLDGKLFYPKRQLGVSNTFDLVELIPGIYAFTLKVNTEQYAGTFVVSR
- a CDS encoding arsenate reductase ArsC, translated to MPLKVLFLCVHNSARSQMAAAYLKKFGGADYEVFSAGLEPGKLNPLAIEAMLEDGIDISKNPTNAVSDYFQQGLSFDYVITVCDAASADKCPLFPGVHQKIAWDFPDPSRFVGSHAENLAQTVHVRDQIKQAVLGFIDRIETSLR
- a CDS encoding RNA pseudouridine synthase yields the protein MISPPVKLKPEDLIFFENEDYIIAKKPFGLLSEEDPAGSVNLRKLLEDYLHECYPKKKQLICQLANRLDKPVGGLLFCAKKQSILKDLQEKFFKRKISKYYLAVVEGVPKKPKAFLENYLVKSSSEFRAIAASPDTPGVKLARLRYELISTQDNYSLLKIQIFTGKFHQIRFQLSSLGHPIWNDEWYGAKRMDPRIHIGLYSYFLGFDDTKTGIRKEYQCLPDLIEPWNLFQSEWIALLEKVTESN